One segment of Thermosipho africanus Ob7 DNA contains the following:
- a CDS encoding 2-oxoacid:acceptor oxidoreductase subunit alpha produces the protein MFSNETLSIVLSGAAGQGIQTVEKLLTKIAKESGYYVFATKEYMSRVRGGNNSTEILISSKPVMAFRNKIDILVTLNNNSIDRLRNRISNKTFILGEEAYVKNEINKLPVPILQLAKDVGNPIYANSVSSGILSGIIDADLEIVKKCVSDCFSTKNPEIVKKNITATVKGYNFGKSLNLRVNIKKNPKIKNHYLINGSQAVSKGAIAGGCNFISSYPMSPATAVFTELAKASKEYNIIVDQAEDEIAAANMVIGAWYAGARGLVSTSGGGFALMTEAISLSGMIETPIVVHLAQRPGPATGLPTRTEQGDLNLALYAGHGSFPRIIFAPSGLDEAYYLTAQAFNYADEFQVPVFVLTDQYLLDSIYNVEKFPNVELTRHIVKTDENYKRYEITEDGISPRGIPGFGTGVVRVDSDEHDEYGHITESSEVRTKMVNKRMKKLDKIIEKSIEPVLYGHKDYDYLFVSWGSTSLILKEALENLENNRVALLHFPQVYPLPKSSKKYFKKAKKLIFVEQNITGQFADLVKQTYGINTSKRILKYDGFPFSVEELTDKIKGEL, from the coding sequence ATATTTTCAAATGAAACTCTTTCTATAGTATTAAGTGGTGCAGCTGGTCAAGGAATTCAAACAGTAGAAAAACTACTTACTAAAATTGCAAAAGAATCTGGATATTATGTTTTTGCAACAAAAGAATATATGTCAAGAGTTAGAGGAGGAAACAATTCTACTGAGATATTGATTTCTTCTAAACCTGTTATGGCATTTAGAAATAAAATTGATATTTTGGTAACTTTAAACAACAACTCTATAGATAGACTTAGGAATAGAATATCTAATAAAACATTTATATTGGGAGAAGAAGCCTATGTAAAAAATGAAATAAACAAATTACCGGTACCAATTTTACAATTAGCAAAAGATGTTGGAAATCCAATATATGCAAATTCAGTTTCTTCTGGTATTTTATCTGGTATTATTGATGCAGATTTAGAAATAGTAAAAAAATGTGTTTCAGACTGCTTTTCTACTAAAAATCCAGAAATAGTCAAAAAAAACATAACAGCAACTGTTAAAGGATATAATTTTGGAAAGTCTTTAAACTTAAGAGTTAACATAAAGAAAAATCCAAAAATTAAAAATCATTATTTAATAAATGGATCACAAGCTGTTTCAAAAGGTGCAATTGCCGGAGGGTGTAATTTTATTTCTTCATACCCTATGTCCCCTGCAACTGCGGTATTTACTGAACTTGCTAAGGCCTCAAAAGAATATAATATAATTGTTGATCAAGCCGAAGATGAAATTGCCGCTGCAAACATGGTAATAGGAGCGTGGTATGCTGGAGCAAGAGGTTTAGTCTCAACATCTGGTGGCGGTTTTGCTTTAATGACTGAAGCAATCAGTTTATCTGGAATGATCGAAACACCTATTGTTGTACATCTTGCTCAAAGACCTGGCCCAGCCACTGGCTTGCCAACAAGGACTGAACAAGGTGATTTAAATCTTGCCTTATATGCGGGACATGGTAGTTTCCCAAGAATTATTTTTGCCCCATCTGGTTTAGATGAAGCATATTATTTGACCGCACAAGCTTTTAATTATGCTGATGAATTTCAAGTACCTGTATTTGTTTTAACTGATCAATATTTACTTGATTCTATTTATAACGTTGAAAAATTTCCAAATGTTGAATTAACAAGGCATATCGTTAAAACAGACGAAAATTATAAAAGATATGAAATTACAGAGGATGGTATTTCTCCCCGCGGAATTCCAGGGTTTGGAACGGGTGTTGTAAGAGTTGATAGTGATGAACATGATGAGTATGGCCATATAACGGAAAGTTCAGAAGTACGAACCAAAATGGTCAATAAAAGAATGAAAAAACTTGATAAAATAATTGAAAAATCTATTGAACCTGTATTATATGGACATAAAGATTATGATTATTTATTTGTCTCTTGGGGCTCTACTTCTCTTATTCTAAAAGAAGCTCTGGAAAATTTAGAAAACAATAGAGTTGCACTACTTCATTTTCCACAAGTTTATCCATTACCAAAAAGTTCTAAAAAATATTTTAAAAAAGCAAAAAAATTGATTTTTGTTGAACAAAACATTACTGGACAATTTGCTGATTTAGTTAAACAAACATATGGAATTAATACTTCTAAAAGAATACTGAAATACGATGGATTTCCATTTTCTGTAGAGGAATTAACAGATAAAATTAAGGGGGAATTATAA
- a CDS encoding BsaWI family type II restriction enzyme produces the protein MNTNDVSKILESEKEKYVREKSEKYISEGLDKSTAVNKANQSWRAYVGSKIQEYIFNQLKSALENQGLKIITDKELKSKNLPEELEQVKRLLSIDYGDYLFLPDADIIVYKKIPKERGIKNIKILAIVSVKNSFRERGFETTYWKKKLSESKITSHIKVFIATPDKDNEISYRLSKNNNPRKMRIILEYELDGIYFLKDNFEKTDKTKHFDEIINDILKLVSK, from the coding sequence ATGAACACAAACGATGTATCCAAAATCTTAGAAAGTGAGAAAGAGAAATATGTTAGAGAAAAATCCGAAAAATATATTTCAGAAGGTCTTGACAAAAGTACTGCTGTAAATAAAGCTAATCAATCTTGGAGAGCTTATGTGGGCTCAAAAATTCAAGAATATATTTTTAATCAACTTAAATCAGCGTTAGAAAATCAAGGATTAAAAATAATTACTGACAAAGAACTTAAAAGCAAAAATTTACCGGAGGAACTTGAACAAGTAAAAAGACTATTGTCTATAGATTATGGAGATTATTTATTTTTGCCTGATGCTGATATTATAGTTTATAAAAAAATTCCAAAAGAAAGAGGTATTAAAAATATAAAAATTTTAGCAATAGTTTCTGTTAAAAATTCATTTAGAGAAAGAGGATTTGAAACAACATATTGGAAGAAAAAATTAAGCGAATCAAAAATTACTTCACATATTAAAGTATTTATTGCTACTCCTGACAAAGATAATGAAATTTCTTATAGATTATCAAAAAATAATAATCCAAGAAAAATGAGAATAATATTAGAGTATGAATTAGATGGAATTTATTTTTTAAAGGATAATTTTGAAAAAACTGACAAAACAAAGCATTTTGATGAAATCATAAATGATATTTTAAAGCTAGTCTCAAAATAA
- a CDS encoding DNA-methyltransferase: MNIWEEIKGVKLINKDFLETYIPENSIDLIVTSPPYNVEIPYNFHNDKITYEDYLIWTEKWLTKAYKLAKPDGRMCLNIPLDKNKGGKQSVYADIVYLAKKVGWKYQSTIIWNEGNISRRTAWGSWLSASAPYVIAPVETIVILYKNVWKKQRKGESDILKNEFIEWTNGLWTFSGESKKRIGHPAPFPLELPKRCIKLFSYVGDVVLDPFLGSGTTVIAAYKLKRKAIGVEIDKKYFELAIERVSKQCFTLEGF, encoded by the coding sequence ATGAATATTTGGGAAGAAATAAAGGGGGTAAAGTTGATAAATAAAGATTTTCTTGAAACTTATATTCCAGAAAATAGTATTGATTTAATCGTAACTTCGCCCCCATATAATGTTGAAATCCCATATAACTTTCATAATGATAAAATCACTTATGAAGATTATCTTATTTGGACTGAGAAATGGTTAACAAAAGCTTACAAATTAGCAAAACCAGATGGCAGAATGTGTCTGAATATTCCTTTGGACAAAAATAAAGGTGGCAAACAAAGTGTTTATGCTGATATTGTCTATTTAGCCAAAAAAGTTGGTTGGAAATATCAGTCTACAATCATTTGGAATGAAGGAAATATTTCTAGAAGAACTGCATGGGGTAGTTGGCTTTCTGCTTCCGCTCCATACGTAATTGCTCCTGTTGAAACAATCGTAATTCTATATAAAAATGTTTGGAAAAAACAAAGAAAAGGTGAATCTGATATTTTAAAAAATGAATTTATAGAATGGACTAATGGGCTTTGGACTTTTTCTGGTGAAAGTAAAAAGAGAATTGGACATCCTGCTCCGTTTCCTCTTGAATTACCTAAACGTTGTATAAAGCTTTTCAGTTATGTTGGAGATGTTGTTCTGGATCCTTTCTTGGGAAGCGGCACGACTGTAATTGCTGCTTATAAACTAAAAAGAAAAGCTATTGGTGTAGAAATAGATAAAAAATATTTTGAATTAGCAATTGAAAGAGTATCAAAACAATGTTTTACACTGGAAGGGTTTTAA
- a CDS encoding winged helix-turn-helix domain-containing protein, which translates to MFLQRKERFYYGINKKELNEFFEILIEEIKNIINELNHEFELENKSNDFNKITKIEERITKFISIIEKLQELKKECDNMFNNIDLKKEWNRIFMVKNSKITSRKKFVKLEKGLKTPEKEFRIPILEALVELGGRAEAKEVLKIVEQKLKGKLNKYDYENIPSNPHKIRWKDTASWCRNTLVNEGLLSSNSPKGVWEITEKGRKYLEDYKKRIENNDEIILFEIKNNKTRY; encoded by the coding sequence TTGTTTTTACAAAGAAAAGAGAGGTTTTATTATGGGATAAACAAAAAAGAACTTAATGAATTTTTTGAAATTTTAATAGAGGAAATCAAAAATATTATAAATGAATTAAACCATGAATTTGAGCTTGAAAATAAATCTAATGACTTCAATAAAATAACTAAAATTGAAGAAAGAATAACAAAATTTATCTCAATTATTGAAAAATTACAGGAATTAAAAAAAGAATGTGATAATATGTTTAATAATATAGATTTAAAAAAAGAATGGAATAGAATTTTTATGGTTAAAAATTCAAAGATTACTTCTAGGAAGAAATTTGTAAAATTAGAAAAAGGTTTGAAAACACCTGAGAAAGAATTTAGAATTCCAATACTTGAAGCCTTAGTTGAATTAGGTGGAAGGGCAGAGGCAAAAGAAGTTCTCAAAATTGTTGAGCAGAAATTGAAAGGAAAACTTAATAAATATGATTATGAAAATATCCCTTCTAATCCACATAAAATACGTTGGAAAGATACTGCAAGTTGGTGTAGAAATACACTTGTTAATGAGGGACTTTTATCATCAAATTCACCAAAAGGTGTTTGGGAGATAACTGAAAAAGGAAGAAAATATTTAGAAGATTATAAAAAAAGAATAGAAAATAATGATGAAATTATATTGTTTGAAATAAAGAATAATAAAACAAGATATTGA
- a CDS encoding DEAD/DEAH box helicase family protein has protein sequence MASKTKSSSNINIYPLLMSFIDEKAPIFEELPYDWRNVDLVSFSDTKKLWDFQIEALKYAIRALYYYYEILNANKQRFWNELEEYSVDLDLSSIMDIRNSESDVWKILNRYFYNEGDKIPYSNFINRMGFWMATGSGKSLVIVKLIDILITYMERGLIPKTNILFLTYRDDLIKQFKIHFEEFNKSQSGKILKLYELKDFNSVNNYKNFIEYPIFYYRSDNISDVQKDKIINYENYDNGGNWYVILDEAHKGDKESSKSQQYFSILSRNGFLFNFSATFTDERDILTTIFEFNLSSFIEKGYGKEIRIFDENLKIKDKSIKDFDEDKKYLIILKTLILLTYLKKISKELRENQELKLEYHSPLAVFLVNSVNTIDSDLKLLFKLIKEITSIEGYEKILNSQIFKMAIESFNNPINPFDENESFSGANIDKNFISNITPLDVLKEVFNSDAPGEIEIVKSKSEKELALKLMTSDKPFALIKVGDANKLFKSLVDEFNLRVQETFVNEDYFSNLDEKEYINMLLGSRAFYEGWDSNRPNVIVFINIGTGEVAKKFVLQSIGRGLRVQPVKNGDRKRLGILPTFGKYRNFILPIETLFVWGTKANVIKQIIESTREIIKNSGVKIELKKNIERINGNKLFVPYYRKVKRSININALKNENIQKYIINTIDYNDVKNVLKSISDELLYLFYFTKDDEPIEKIKLLREIFEDKNKDNFFKIRDNKKRLGWHECIKDIIRYINNFVIIETISDVIESEEPIIHYKGIKIRIPKEEEVNKVRETIEKVYSEHDEERISITGKDRDELELDFIKEHYFIPVIKALDREVVKNLLVNILNERSEIEFINELKKKSNYFEIFDWWLFSKITPKIDSVFIPYTDDNGIVHNFYPDFVFWFKKANNYFVVFVDPKSTEYADGYRKIDGFVRLFYENGKPKVFKKEGLKIIFDLYLFNKNFGSPEKYQEFWVGSVDEFVNRLIKRFETEL, from the coding sequence ATGGCGAGTAAAACAAAAAGTTCGAGCAACATAAATATTTATCCTCTTTTAATGTCTTTTATAGATGAAAAAGCACCAATTTTTGAAGAATTGCCATATGATTGGAGAAATGTAGATTTAGTATCATTTTCAGATACCAAGAAATTATGGGATTTTCAAATTGAAGCATTAAAGTATGCTATACGAGCATTGTATTATTATTATGAAATTCTAAATGCAAATAAACAAAGATTTTGGAATGAATTGGAAGAATATTCTGTAGATTTAGATTTATCATCTATTATGGATATTAGAAATTCTGAAAGTGATGTCTGGAAAATTCTAAATAGATATTTTTATAACGAAGGAGATAAGATACCGTATAGTAATTTTATTAACAGAATGGGATTTTGGATGGCTACAGGAAGCGGAAAATCATTAGTAATAGTTAAGCTAATTGATATTTTAATAACATATATGGAAAGAGGTCTAATACCAAAAACAAATATCCTTTTTTTAACATATAGAGATGATTTAATTAAGCAATTTAAAATTCATTTTGAAGAATTTAATAAATCTCAAAGTGGAAAAATTTTAAAATTATATGAGTTAAAAGATTTTAATAGTGTGAATAATTACAAAAACTTTATTGAATATCCAATTTTTTATTATCGTTCAGATAATATTTCAGATGTTCAAAAAGATAAAATAATTAATTATGAAAACTATGATAATGGTGGAAATTGGTATGTTATTTTAGATGAGGCTCACAAAGGTGACAAAGAGTCTAGTAAATCGCAACAGTATTTTTCTATTTTATCAAGAAATGGATTTTTATTTAATTTTTCTGCAACATTTACAGACGAAAGAGACATTTTAACTACAATTTTTGAATTCAACTTATCATCTTTTATTGAAAAGGGTTATGGAAAAGAAATTAGGATTTTTGATGAAAATTTGAAAATAAAAGATAAAAGTATTAAAGATTTTGATGAGGATAAAAAATACTTGATAATTTTGAAAACATTAATTTTACTTACATACTTAAAAAAGATATCAAAAGAATTAAGAGAGAACCAAGAGCTTAAATTGGAATATCATTCACCACTAGCAGTATTTCTTGTAAATTCAGTTAATACAATTGATTCTGATTTAAAGTTATTATTTAAGCTTATAAAAGAAATTACATCAATAGAAGGTTATGAAAAAATATTGAATTCTCAAATTTTTAAAATGGCTATTGAAAGTTTTAATAACCCTATTAATCCATTTGATGAAAATGAAAGTTTTTCTGGAGCAAATATTGACAAAAATTTTATATCAAACATTACTCCTTTAGATGTATTAAAAGAAGTATTTAATTCAGACGCCCCTGGTGAAATTGAAATAGTTAAATCGAAGTCTGAAAAAGAATTAGCACTTAAACTTATGACAAGTGATAAGCCATTTGCTTTAATAAAAGTAGGAGATGCTAATAAGTTGTTTAAATCACTAGTTGATGAATTCAATTTAAGAGTTCAAGAAACTTTTGTTAATGAAGATTATTTTTCAAATTTAGATGAAAAGGAATACATAAATATGCTATTAGGGTCCAGAGCATTTTATGAAGGTTGGGATTCAAATAGACCTAATGTTATAGTTTTCATTAATATTGGAACAGGTGAAGTTGCCAAAAAATTTGTTCTGCAATCTATTGGAAGAGGTTTAAGAGTTCAACCTGTAAAAAATGGTGATAGAAAAAGATTAGGAATATTGCCAACATTTGGTAAATACAGAAACTTTATATTGCCAATTGAAACGTTATTTGTATGGGGAACTAAAGCAAATGTAATAAAACAAATTATTGAAAGCACGAGAGAAATAATTAAAAATTCTGGTGTAAAAATTGAACTAAAGAAAAATATAGAAAGAATTAATGGAAATAAGTTGTTTGTTCCTTATTATAGAAAGGTAAAAAGAAGTATAAACATCAATGCATTAAAGAATGAAAACATACAAAAATATATTATCAATACTATTGATTATAATGATGTAAAAAATGTACTTAAAAGCATTTCCGATGAACTATTATATTTATTCTATTTTACTAAAGATGATGAACCAATAGAAAAAATAAAATTACTAAGAGAAATATTTGAAGATAAAAATAAAGATAATTTTTTTAAGATTAGAGATAATAAAAAACGATTAGGTTGGCATGAATGCATAAAAGATATTATTAGATATATAAACAATTTTGTTATTATTGAAACGATTTCTGATGTTATAGAAAGTGAGGAACCTATAATTCATTACAAAGGAATCAAGATAAGAATTCCAAAAGAAGAGGAAGTCAACAAAGTAAGGGAAACAATAGAAAAGGTTTATAGTGAACATGATGAAGAAAGAATAAGTATAACGGGAAAAGATAGAGATGAATTAGAATTAGATTTTATTAAAGAGCATTATTTTATTCCTGTAATAAAAGCTCTTGATAGAGAAGTTGTAAAAAACTTATTGGTCAACATTCTTAACGAAAGAAGCGAGATAGAGTTTATTAATGAATTAAAGAAAAAATCTAATTATTTTGAAATTTTTGATTGGTGGTTATTCAGTAAAATAACTCCAAAAATAGATAGTGTTTTTATACCTTATACTGATGACAATGGTATTGTACATAACTTTTATCCTGATTTTGTGTTTTGGTTTAAAAAAGCCAATAATTATTTTGTTGTTTTTGTTGATCCTAAGTCAACTGAATATGCAGACGGGTATAGAAAAATCGATGGATTTGTTAGGTTGTTTTACGAGAATGGAAAACCAAAGGTTTTTAAAAAAGAAGGATTAAAAATTATTTTTGACTTATATTTATTTAATAAGAATTTTGGTAGTCCAGAAAAATATCAAGAATTTTGGGTAGGAAGTGTTGATGAATTTGTAAATAGATTAATTAAAAGATTTGAAACCGAGTTATAG
- a CDS encoding site-specific DNA-methyltransferase — MNRYEKEFYDALNDLFIGEEIEGKSGYVNLMKIKSTYYTKRVQSKLQEIINNELEINGVEDFREELFEKLYTFFKRYFSESGSIYYTYTPWSERIYERVYDPEKDVILFWKTHMLYYVKTEKNYKSVEIKIKGINGEEIKFYFDVSELEHKKANEKKEIMFEFKEIDKDKKIVLRCIYSEKGRKTKIDEIVKQAKEGYKDITTEDVEKAIRIFNKQSEVDYFINKDAEKFLKEQLDMYVYQYMFDSENVWSMKRIKEIQVFKKIANKIIEFIAQFENELVKIWNKPKFVFNSNYVITIDRIVEKEGGYEVLEKILNHENIEQQIEEWKELGIVDEGFKKEEIYQQEQSNLFSQRGKINEKYKYLPIDTKYFKDIEIEILELFDDIDEELDGWLIKSENYQALNTILPKFKEKVQTIYIDPPYNTGSDDFVYKDKFQHSSWLTMMENRLSLARELMRDDGVIFVSIDDNEVANLKKLMSSVFEEKNFASNIIWKKKASPQNDAKWLSDNHDYILLYSKCKNLWHPTLLPRTHKQNKRYKNIDNDPRGPWAPSDLSVKTYNPQYVFPIIDPLTGKEYWPPKGRCWMTSKERIQYLIEDNRIYFGKGKPVLKKFISEVKEGIVPLTIWDDTPYTTEGIRELKNLFLTKTTEPIYSNPKPTTLIKKIVYISTQKASLNAIILDFFAGSGTTAHAVMKLNKEDGGRRKFILIEMADYFYEVIIPRIKKVSYSFNWKDGKPTDADGIGVFIKYYELEQYEEVLRNAKYEHGDLSLQPSPGKDVFNEYIFMRSPKFVETVLRREGNEYKVDLSKLYPEKKIDIVETLSNVLGKKIKKISKESFELEDIGEIRYDNIPVEYIKPLIWW; from the coding sequence ATGAACAGATATGAAAAAGAGTTTTATGATGCGTTAAATGATTTATTTATAGGAGAAGAGATAGAAGGAAAGTCAGGATATGTAAATTTAATGAAGATAAAAAGCACATATTATACAAAAAGAGTACAATCCAAACTACAAGAGATTATTAATAATGAATTAGAAATTAATGGTGTAGAAGATTTCAGAGAAGAGTTATTTGAAAAACTATACACATTCTTTAAAAGATATTTTTCAGAAAGTGGATCGATTTATTACACATATACACCATGGAGTGAAAGAATATATGAAAGAGTATATGACCCAGAAAAAGATGTAATACTTTTCTGGAAAACGCATATGTTGTACTATGTCAAGACCGAAAAAAACTACAAAAGTGTTGAGATAAAGATAAAAGGAATAAATGGTGAAGAGATAAAATTTTATTTTGATGTGTCAGAGTTAGAACATAAAAAAGCAAATGAGAAAAAAGAAATAATGTTTGAATTCAAAGAAATAGACAAAGACAAAAAGATAGTATTAAGATGTATATATTCAGAGAAAGGAAGAAAAACAAAAATAGACGAAATAGTAAAGCAAGCAAAAGAAGGATATAAAGACATAACAACAGAAGATGTAGAAAAAGCAATAAGGATATTTAACAAACAAAGTGAAGTAGATTACTTTATAAACAAAGATGCAGAGAAATTTTTAAAAGAACAATTAGACATGTATGTATATCAATACATGTTTGATTCAGAAAATGTATGGAGTATGAAGAGGATAAAAGAGATACAAGTATTCAAAAAAATAGCGAATAAGATAATAGAATTTATAGCACAGTTTGAGAACGAACTGGTAAAGATATGGAACAAACCGAAATTTGTATTTAACAGTAATTATGTAATAACAATAGATAGGATAGTAGAAAAAGAAGGAGGATATGAAGTACTTGAAAAGATATTAAACCATGAGAATATAGAACAACAAATAGAAGAGTGGAAAGAATTAGGAATAGTTGATGAAGGATTCAAAAAAGAAGAAATATATCAACAAGAACAAAGTAATTTGTTTAGTCAAAGAGGGAAGATAAATGAGAAATACAAATACTTGCCGATAGATACGAAATATTTTAAAGACATAGAGATTGAGATATTGGAATTATTTGACGATATAGATGAAGAACTTGATGGATGGTTGATAAAGAGTGAGAATTATCAAGCGTTAAACACGATATTACCGAAATTCAAAGAGAAAGTGCAAACAATTTATATCGATCCACCTTATAATACTGGAAGCGATGATTTTGTCTATAAAGATAAATTTCAACATTCTTCTTGGCTAACTATGATGGAAAATAGGTTAAGCTTGGCAAGAGAGTTGATGAGAGATGATGGAGTGATTTTTGTAAGTATTGACGATAACGAAGTTGCCAACCTAAAGAAACTCATGAGCTCAGTATTTGAAGAAAAGAATTTTGCATCAAATATAATTTGGAAGAAAAAAGCTTCGCCACAGAATGACGCAAAATGGTTATCAGATAATCACGACTATATATTATTATATAGTAAATGTAAAAATTTGTGGCATCCTACACTTTTGCCAAGAACACACAAACAAAATAAAAGATATAAAAATATAGATAACGACCCAAGAGGACCATGGGCTCCAAGTGATTTGTCTGTTAAGACATATAATCCACAATATGTTTTTCCAATTATAGATCCTTTAACTGGAAAGGAATATTGGCCTCCTAAAGGAAGATGCTGGATGACTTCGAAAGAAAGAATACAATATCTAATAGAAGATAACAGAATATATTTTGGTAAAGGTAAACCCGTTCTTAAAAAATTTATTTCTGAAGTGAAAGAAGGTATTGTCCCGTTGACTATATGGGATGACACGCCTTATACCACTGAAGGAATTCGTGAATTAAAAAATTTATTTCTTACGAAAACCACGGAACCTATATACTCAAATCCAAAACCTACAACCTTGATAAAAAAGATCGTCTATATTTCCACTCAAAAAGCATCATTAAATGCTATTATTTTAGACTTCTTCGCTGGTTCAGGCACAACCGCCCATGCAGTAATGAAGCTTAACAAAGAAGATGGTGGTAGAAGAAAGTTTATTTTAATAGAAATGGCTGATTACTTTTATGAAGTCATCATTCCAAGAATAAAAAAAGTATCATATTCATTCAACTGGAAAGATGGAAAACCAACTGACGCTGACGGAATTGGTGTTTTTATTAAGTATTATGAACTAGAGCAATACGAAGAAGTCTTACGTAATGCAAAATATGAACATGGTGATTTAAGTTTACAACCATCACCAGGAAAAGATGTATTCAATGAATACATATTCATGAGATCACCAAAGTTTGTAGAAACTGTTTTGAGAAGAGAAGGAAATGAATACAAAGTTGATTTGTCCAAGCTCTATCCGGAGAAGAAGATAGATATAGTAGAGACATTGTCAAATGTATTAGGGAAGAAAATAAAGAAAATAAGTAAAGAAAGTTTTGAATTAGAAGACATAGGAGAAATAAGGTATGATAATATACCAGTAGAATATATTAAACCTCTTATATGGTGGTGA
- a CDS encoding chromosome segregation protein SMC, producing the protein MIKKMSGLDILESFKDTLEKIKSRYLKDIKVNENNLNKKKDLEKKLDRIKDNKKEAEKLLQSQILDLEKTKKRLEDVNHELEKLKEYEVYKKQLESIKNLIQEFENKKREILEKKAQIVFELSTLIFGWSAIEKVYHENKDIEVNYDYLPTEIVRNALNENKCPICEKKLDENHRKVLEKYLSLDKEFIISVKDYNDLTKKILELENERKNLNNQLGEVLTKIEEYNNKLKSVEKNLSEIHAEKLIKLYNEKKELENQIEIINQKIGEFNNQIKFFEKEEKEIESELKNLAIGDSNRIFEKIKFVEDLQQIIINAITNRRDEIKKEILEYIKEYFGKLMWKKDLVSDVEFSPNFSLNVYDKYRNMILNRLSGGEKSVLTLSFALAMHKASGVNAPIILDRPLANISGDTYDKLIEMFSKISKEKQIIIMITDKEYQQSVEVLNELATTIHILEMNENSEVKIAEKYVKEVI; encoded by the coding sequence GTGATTAAAAAGATGTCGGGACTTGATATTTTAGAAAGTTTTAAAGATACTTTAGAAAAAATTAAATCTAGATATTTGAAAGATATAAAAGTAAATGAAAATAATCTTAATAAAAAGAAAGATTTAGAAAAGAAGTTAGATCGTATAAAAGATAACAAAAAAGAAGCAGAAAAATTACTTCAATCTCAAATCTTAGATCTTGAAAAAACTAAGAAAAGGTTGGAAGATGTTAACCATGAATTAGAAAAATTAAAAGAATATGAAGTTTATAAAAAACAATTAGAAAGCATAAAAAATTTGATTCAAGAATTTGAAAATAAAAAACGTGAAATTTTAGAAAAGAAAGCACAAATTGTTTTTGAGTTAAGCACATTAATATTTGGCTGGTCAGCTATTGAGAAAGTTTATCATGAAAATAAAGACATTGAAGTTAATTATGATTATCTACCTACCGAAATCGTAAGAAATGCTTTAAATGAAAATAAATGTCCAATATGTGAAAAGAAATTAGACGAAAATCATAGGAAAGTTTTAGAAAAATATCTTTCACTTGATAAAGAATTTATTATTAGTGTAAAAGATTATAATGATTTAACTAAAAAGATTTTAGAATTGGAAAATGAAAGAAAGAATCTGAACAACCAATTAGGTGAAGTTTTAACAAAAATAGAAGAATACAACAATAAACTAAAAAGTGTGGAAAAAAACCTTTCAGAAATTCATGCTGAAAAACTTATTAAATTATATAATGAAAAAAAAGAACTTGAAAATCAAATTGAAATAATTAACCAAAAAATTGGAGAATTTAATAATCAAATTAAATTCTTTGAAAAAGAGGAAAAAGAAATAGAAAGTGAATTAAAAAACTTAGCTATTGGTGATTCCAATAGAATTTTTGAAAAAATAAAATTTGTTGAAGATTTACAACAAATAATAATTAATGCAATTACAAACAGAAGAGATGAGATAAAAAAAGAAATATTAGAATATATAAAGGAATATTTTGGAAAACTTATGTGGAAAAAAGATCTAGTTAGCGATGTAGAATTTTCGCCAAATTTTTCTTTGAATGTGTATGATAAATATAGAAATATGATTTTAAATCGTTTGTCTGGGGGAGAAAAATCAGTGTTAACGTTATCTTTTGCTCTAGCAATGCATAAAGCTTCAGGAGTAAATGCTCCCATTATTCTGGATAGACCACTAGCAAATATATCTGGTGATACGTATGATAAATTAATTGAAATGTTTTCAAAAATTTCCAAAGAAAAACAAATAATAATTATGATTACTGATAAAGAATACCAACAATCTGTTGAAGTGTTGAATGAACTTGCAACAACAATACATATTTTAGAAATGAATGAAAATTCAGAAGTAAAAATTGCTGAGAAATATGTAAAAGAGGTGATATGA